The following proteins come from a genomic window of Tepidibacillus fermentans:
- the pheT gene encoding phenylalanine--tRNA ligase subunit beta — protein sequence MKVSYQWLSQYVDIDDISPYELAEKLTRSGIAVDVVQQVNPDLEKVVIGHVLETTKHPEANKLNICKVDVGQEEILQIVCGAANVAAGQKVPVALVGAKLPGGVKIKKAKLRGVESQGMICSAEELGMNERYLSKEKTEGILVLQEDAPIGESIEPLFGFDDYVLELDLTPNRSDCLSMIGVAYEVAAILDRPIKLPEDLLGVKIDTNHFVQIEIDAPQACKHYAARLVKNIQIAESPQWLQNRLIAAGIRPINNVVDVTNYVMLEYGQPLHAFDFDRLDQSKIVVRLAKPGEKIVTLDDQERTLDEEMLLITDGVKPIAIAGVMGGANSEVTEHTTQILLESAYFDGISIRKTSKKLGLRSEASMRFEKGVDPSRIYAAVNRAATLLQQLAGASIEGDITEKKVSEPENIKIHLRTDWVNKVLGTQITVYEMKKIFERLQFDTNQVDDGLIVTVPTRRPDIIQEVDLIEEIARIYGYDEIPTTMPSGKYSQGGLKRNQQLRRLIKDQLEAMGLQEVITYTFTGEQQLQLNQGVVTGQKPISLALPMSEERQFLRTDLLPHLLEVAQYNRNRNQFNIRIYELGTVFSSDEINLTTLPKEKQLIAGLVTGEVPTYWKKTNETYDFYYTKGIVEQILTGLGIDSIEIDPVSIKGYHPGRTAALKKDGILLGYVGQIHPKVQQQYDLDETYVFELDLNILLELADREIVYRPLPKYPAVERDLAVVVSNDVTSQQLIDIIEAAAGHLLESVTLFDVYKSEKLGKDKKSMAFSLTYRNKERTLTDEEIVSMQEKVIQALKEKIHAELR from the coding sequence ATGAAAGTGTCCTACCAATGGTTATCCCAATATGTAGATATTGATGATATAAGTCCTTATGAATTGGCAGAAAAATTAACGAGAAGTGGTATTGCTGTTGATGTGGTTCAACAAGTCAACCCCGACTTAGAGAAGGTGGTAATCGGTCATGTTCTTGAGACAACAAAACACCCTGAGGCTAATAAATTAAATATTTGTAAAGTTGATGTAGGTCAAGAGGAAATTTTACAAATTGTTTGTGGAGCAGCCAATGTTGCAGCAGGACAAAAGGTCCCAGTTGCCTTAGTTGGTGCCAAATTACCTGGTGGGGTGAAGATTAAGAAGGCAAAATTACGTGGCGTTGAATCCCAAGGAATGATTTGTTCAGCCGAAGAGCTTGGTATGAATGAACGTTATCTTTCTAAAGAAAAAACAGAAGGGATTTTAGTTTTACAAGAGGATGCACCAATTGGTGAGTCGATTGAACCCTTATTTGGGTTTGATGACTATGTTTTAGAGCTTGATTTAACCCCTAATCGTTCAGATTGCCTAAGTATGATTGGAGTGGCTTATGAAGTTGCCGCGATTTTAGATCGACCAATAAAATTACCAGAAGATCTATTAGGGGTCAAAATTGATACCAACCATTTTGTGCAAATTGAAATCGATGCTCCTCAAGCATGTAAACATTATGCAGCACGTCTTGTTAAAAATATTCAGATTGCAGAATCGCCCCAGTGGCTGCAAAATCGATTGATCGCAGCAGGAATTCGCCCCATCAATAACGTCGTCGATGTCACAAACTATGTGATGTTAGAGTATGGGCAACCATTACATGCTTTCGATTTTGATCGGTTAGATCAATCCAAGATTGTTGTTCGATTGGCAAAGCCAGGGGAAAAAATCGTCACTCTCGATGATCAGGAACGAACATTAGATGAAGAGATGCTCTTAATTACAGATGGAGTTAAACCGATCGCCATAGCAGGTGTCATGGGTGGAGCAAATAGTGAAGTCACAGAGCATACGACTCAAATTCTGTTAGAATCGGCTTACTTTGACGGTATCTCTATTCGCAAAACATCGAAGAAGTTAGGACTTCGTTCAGAGGCAAGTATGCGTTTTGAAAAAGGAGTAGATCCTAGTCGCATTTATGCGGCTGTCAATCGTGCTGCAACCCTTTTACAACAATTAGCCGGAGCAAGTATTGAAGGAGATATCACAGAAAAGAAAGTTTCAGAACCTGAAAACATAAAAATCCATCTAAGGACAGATTGGGTGAATAAAGTATTAGGTACCCAGATAACGGTTTATGAAATGAAAAAGATCTTTGAACGATTGCAATTTGATACAAATCAGGTAGATGATGGATTGATTGTTACTGTGCCCACTAGACGACCAGATATTATCCAAGAGGTGGACTTAATCGAAGAAATTGCAAGAATATACGGTTATGATGAGATACCAACGACAATGCCAAGTGGTAAGTACTCGCAAGGTGGGCTAAAGCGAAATCAACAACTTAGACGATTAATCAAAGATCAATTAGAAGCAATGGGACTACAAGAAGTGATCACTTACACTTTTACAGGGGAACAACAACTTCAATTGAATCAAGGAGTAGTAACAGGTCAAAAACCGATTTCGCTAGCTCTTCCCATGAGTGAAGAAAGACAATTTTTACGAACCGATTTGCTCCCACATCTTTTAGAAGTAGCACAGTATAATCGAAATCGAAATCAATTCAATATCCGAATCTATGAATTAGGAACAGTGTTTAGTTCTGATGAAATCAATTTAACAACATTGCCAAAAGAAAAACAGCTAATCGCTGGACTTGTAACGGGTGAGGTACCAACTTATTGGAAGAAAACAAATGAAACTTATGATTTTTATTATACGAAAGGAATCGTGGAACAGATCCTAACAGGATTAGGAATCGACTCTATCGAAATTGATCCTGTTTCAATTAAAGGTTATCACCCTGGGAGAACTGCAGCATTGAAAAAAGATGGCATTTTATTAGGTTATGTGGGTCAAATCCATCCCAAAGTTCAACAACAATATGATTTAGACGAGACTTATGTTTTTGAATTAGACCTAAATATTTTACTTGAACTTGCTGATAGGGAGATTGTTTATCGTCCATTGCCAAAATATCCAGCAGTAGAACGAGATTTGGCTGTAGTAGTTTCAAATGACGTGACCTCACAACAATTAATCGATATTATTGAAGCTGCAGCAGGTCACTTACTTGAATCGGTTACTTTATTTGATGTGTACAAAAGTGAGAAATTAGGCAAAGATAAAAAAAGTATGGCTTTCTCCTTAACCTATCGAAACAAAGAGCGTACATTAACAGACGAAGAGATTGTATCCATGCAAGAGAAAGTGATTCAAGCACTAAAGGAAAAAATTCACGCAGAACTTCGATAG
- the pheS gene encoding phenylalanine--tRNA ligase subunit alpha: protein MQEKLKQIRVDALAEIDRVADLQSLQSVRIKYLGKKGPITEVLRGMGSLSPEGRPLIGKLVNEIREEIEQVLRQKEEFLQEKEMEQRLKEETIDVTLPGKPSIQGNRHPLTRIIEEIENIFSGMGFEVAEGPEVESDYYNFEALNLPKDHPARDMQDTFYITDDILMRTHTSPVQVRTMLEKKGEVPVKIICPGKVYRRDDDDATHSHQFTQIEGLVVDENISMGDLKGVLLSFAKRMFGEHSKIRLRPSFFPFTEPSAEVDVSCMICHGEGCRVCKETGWIEILGAGMVHPKVLENAGYDPNKYTGFAFGMGVERIAMLKYGIDDIRQFYTNDLRLLNQFKRM from the coding sequence ATGCAAGAAAAGTTGAAGCAAATTCGAGTGGATGCTTTAGCTGAGATTGATCGAGTAGCTGATTTGCAATCCCTTCAATCGGTTCGTATTAAATATTTAGGAAAGAAAGGCCCAATTACCGAGGTATTACGAGGAATGGGATCCCTATCTCCCGAGGGACGTCCTCTGATCGGCAAATTAGTCAATGAGATTCGTGAAGAAATTGAACAGGTATTGAGACAAAAAGAAGAATTCCTTCAAGAAAAAGAAATGGAACAAAGATTAAAAGAAGAAACCATCGATGTCACTTTGCCTGGAAAACCATCAATCCAAGGTAATCGTCATCCGTTAACGAGAATCATTGAAGAAATTGAGAATATCTTTAGCGGCATGGGCTTCGAAGTAGCAGAAGGACCAGAGGTAGAATCGGATTATTATAATTTTGAAGCACTTAATTTGCCAAAAGATCATCCAGCGCGAGATATGCAAGATACTTTCTATATTACAGATGATATCTTAATGCGTACGCATACCTCTCCTGTTCAAGTCCGTACAATGCTAGAAAAAAAAGGAGAAGTGCCTGTTAAAATTATTTGCCCTGGAAAGGTTTATCGTCGGGATGATGATGACGCGACCCATTCGCATCAGTTTACACAGATTGAGGGATTAGTTGTTGACGAGAACATCAGTATGGGTGATTTAAAAGGGGTATTATTAAGTTTTGCTAAGCGCATGTTTGGTGAACATTCCAAAATTCGTTTGCGTCCGAGCTTCTTCCCCTTTACTGAACCTAGTGCAGAAGTCGATGTTTCCTGTATGATCTGCCATGGAGAGGGATGTCGCGTATGTAAAGAAACAGGATGGATTGAAATCCTAGGAGCAGGGATGGTACATCCAAAAGTATTAGAAAATGCAGGTTATGATCCCAACAAATATACTGGTTTTGCCTTTGGTATGGGAGTAGAAAGAATTGCCATGTTGAAATATGGAATCGATGATATTCGCCAATTTTATACCAACGATCTGCGTTTACTCAATCAATTTAAACGGATGTAA
- a CDS encoding TrmH family RNA methyltransferase, with protein MKKNFEIIQSLKNPKVKTWMNLKTKQGRNEQGLYLIEGIKIIEEALNSRQEVMSIIYTRDKEIPDSWQIQIEQSMQPINFYQVSQSIVDKLSDTKTPQGFFAILKQEQHSLETLKSRSFLLLVDEIQDPGNLGTIIRSADAAGVEGIILGNGTVDPYNDKVIRSAMGSIFHLPIVKASLDEVIFHLQQSDFQVIGTSPYAEKAYFDVDYKQKTVILVGNESRGLSESRKDQVDQMVKIPFMGQAESLNVATATSIILFERVRQLLKQA; from the coding sequence ATGAAAAAAAATTTCGAAATCATACAATCGTTAAAAAACCCAAAAGTTAAAACATGGATGAACTTAAAGACTAAACAGGGAAGAAACGAACAAGGGTTATATCTGATTGAAGGGATAAAGATCATCGAAGAAGCATTGAATTCTAGACAAGAAGTTATGAGTATTATTTATACAAGAGACAAGGAGATTCCGGATTCTTGGCAAATTCAAATAGAACAATCCATGCAACCGATAAATTTTTATCAGGTTAGCCAAAGTATCGTTGATAAGTTATCCGACACCAAAACTCCCCAAGGTTTTTTTGCCATATTGAAACAAGAACAACATTCTCTTGAAACTTTGAAATCACGATCGTTTTTACTTCTTGTTGATGAAATCCAAGATCCAGGGAACCTAGGAACGATCATTCGGAGTGCGGATGCCGCAGGAGTTGAAGGAATTATTTTAGGGAATGGAACGGTCGATCCGTATAATGATAAAGTGATCCGCTCTGCAATGGGTTCAATATTTCATCTTCCCATTGTAAAAGCCAGTTTAGATGAAGTGATTTTCCACTTGCAGCAATCTGATTTCCAAGTGATTGGGACCAGTCCTTATGCAGAAAAGGCATACTTTGATGTCGATTACAAACAAAAAACAGTGATTCTTGTTGGCAATGAATCAAGAGGATTATCCGAATCAAGAAAAGATCAGGTTGACCAAATGGTAAAGATTCCATTTATGGGGCAGGCTGAATCTTTAAATGTAGCGACAGCTACTAGTATCATCTTATTTGAAAGAGTAAGACAATTATTGAAACAGGCTTGA
- a CDS encoding potassium channel family protein encodes MKKQFAVIGMGRFGLSVAQTLHELDYEVLAIDKDSERIQENMNLVTHVVQADSTDEMALKSLGIRNFDVVVVAIGQDIQSSILTTLILKELGVETIVVKAQNQLHAKVLYKIGATKVVFPERDMGARVAHNLVTPNILDYIELSDEYSIVEIIASEKLAGKNLVELNIRARFGCNVMAIKNQDQINIAPSAKDIIHEGDIMVVIGHNNDLKKFQDFVMNGKR; translated from the coding sequence ATGAAAAAGCAGTTTGCGGTGATTGGCATGGGCCGATTTGGGTTAAGTGTGGCGCAAACATTACACGAATTAGATTATGAAGTCTTAGCGATTGATAAAGATAGTGAAAGAATTCAAGAAAATATGAACTTGGTTACTCATGTGGTACAAGCCGATTCAACCGATGAAATGGCTTTAAAATCATTAGGAATTCGAAATTTTGATGTTGTGGTGGTTGCCATTGGACAAGATATCCAATCCAGTATTTTAACCACATTAATTCTAAAAGAATTAGGTGTAGAAACCATTGTGGTAAAAGCACAAAACCAACTTCATGCTAAGGTGTTATATAAAATCGGGGCAACAAAAGTTGTTTTCCCAGAACGAGATATGGGAGCAAGAGTAGCACACAATTTAGTTACGCCCAATATTCTTGACTATATTGAACTCTCTGATGAATATAGCATTGTTGAAATTATTGCCAGTGAAAAATTAGCAGGGAAAAATTTAGTCGAATTGAATATTCGTGCAAGGTTTGGCTGTAACGTAATGGCGATTAAAAATCAAGATCAGATTAATATTGCACCAAGTGCAAAAGATATTATCCATGAGGGAGATATCATGGTTGTCATTGGTCATAACAATGATCTAAAAAAATTCCAAGACTTTGTCATGAATGGAAAGCGATGA
- the sspI gene encoding small acid-soluble spore protein SspI, translating to MNMNFDLRQAIINNIKGKTEEELKDMIVTSIEEHEERTLPGLGVIFEVIWTHADPNTQEYMVETLSKNI from the coding sequence ATGAATATGAATTTTGATCTTCGTCAAGCGATTATCAATAACATCAAAGGAAAAACAGAAGAAGAGTTAAAAGATATGATCGTTACTTCCATCGAAGAACATGAAGAAAGAACGTTACCTGGTTTAGGGGTTATTTTTGAAGTGATCTGGACACACGCGGATCCAAACACACAAGAGTATATGGTCGAAACTTTAAGTAAAAATATTTAA
- a CDS encoding M42 family metallopeptidase has translation MEDQTLQMLKELTEAPGVPGNEGPAREVMRKYISPYADEVFTDHLGSLIARKGDKGPKILIAGHLDEVGFMVTRITDEGFLKFQPLGGWWEQVMLAQRVTVHTRKGEVIGIIGSKPPHILPAEARKKPVEKKDMFIDIGATSKEEAEEFGVRPGDPITPISPFTVMKNPKMLMAKAWDNRIGCAIAIEVLKRLKNEQHPNIVFGAGTVQEEVGLRGAQTVVNTVQPDIAFAIDVGIAGDTPGITADEAASKMGKGPQILLYDATMVPHRGLRDFVINIAEEEKIPFQFDAMAGGGTDAGRFHLHGKGVPSLVIGIATRYIHSHAAIIHRDDFEQAVELLVKVIKRLDEDTVNQIKKQA, from the coding sequence ATGGAAGACCAAACTTTACAAATGTTGAAAGAATTAACAGAAGCACCTGGGGTTCCTGGTAATGAAGGTCCTGCTCGTGAGGTCATGAGAAAATATATTTCTCCATATGCCGATGAAGTCTTTACAGATCATCTTGGAAGTCTAATTGCTCGAAAAGGGGATAAAGGGCCAAAAATCCTTATTGCCGGTCACCTCGATGAAGTTGGCTTTATGGTAACACGGATTACTGATGAAGGTTTTCTAAAATTTCAACCATTAGGTGGCTGGTGGGAGCAAGTGATGCTTGCCCAACGTGTTACTGTACATACTCGCAAAGGAGAAGTTATTGGCATTATAGGTTCCAAACCCCCACATATTTTGCCAGCAGAAGCCCGGAAAAAACCAGTGGAGAAAAAGGATATGTTCATCGATATTGGGGCAACAAGTAAAGAAGAGGCAGAGGAATTTGGAGTACGTCCTGGAGATCCAATTACCCCAATATCTCCATTTACGGTGATGAAAAATCCAAAGATGCTCATGGCAAAAGCCTGGGATAATCGAATTGGTTGTGCGATTGCGATTGAAGTGTTAAAACGATTAAAGAATGAACAACATCCAAATATTGTTTTTGGCGCAGGTACTGTTCAAGAAGAAGTAGGATTACGGGGAGCCCAAACCGTTGTCAATACGGTTCAACCTGATATTGCCTTTGCGATTGATGTTGGTATTGCAGGTGATACACCTGGTATTACTGCGGATGAAGCTGCAAGTAAGATGGGAAAAGGACCACAAATCCTACTCTATGATGCAACCATGGTTCCTCATCGTGGTCTCCGTGATTTTGTGATTAATATAGCGGAAGAGGAAAAGATCCCCTTCCAGTTTGATGCAATGGCTGGCGGCGGTACCGATGCAGGACGTTTTCACTTACATGGCAAAGGGGTTCCTTCTCTTGTTATTGGTATAGCTACTCGTTATATTCATAGCCATGCGGCGATTATACACCGAGATGATTTTGAACAAGCCGTTGAACTTCTCGTTAAGGTGATCAAGCGATTAGATGAAGATACAGTGAATCAAATTAAGAAGCAAGCATAA
- a CDS encoding Na+/H+ antiporter NhaA, whose amino-acid sequence MRKTVNLLREFSIPLISGVIVALIWANLSPESYKSFVYGKLFGEYDFHFFVNDIFMVFFFAIAAVEITQSFMPGGALNPIKKAVNPLMATLGGVLGPAIVYMTLNAIIGSPELFRGWGIPTATDIALAWLVARFVFGNKHPAVSFLLLLAIADDAIGLAIIAIFYPDPAHPVEPIWLLLTLAGMAVAFILRKANVKSYWPYLIIGGALSWTGLHNAHLHPALALVFIIPFLPHPIQNPGELFEEDESDMSTLHQFEHQWKAFVDFGLFTFGLANAGVEFSEIATATWLVFIALLVGKTLGIFTLGLIANLIGFPLPNGMGKKELFLAGVVAAMGLTVALFVAGAAFTDLKIQGAAKMGALFSASTALIAFIVGKMLRVKKIN is encoded by the coding sequence TTGCGAAAAACGGTAAATTTATTAAGAGAATTCTCAATTCCATTGATTTCCGGTGTCATTGTCGCATTAATATGGGCGAATCTCTCACCAGAGAGTTATAAAAGCTTTGTTTACGGAAAATTATTTGGTGAATATGATTTTCATTTTTTTGTTAATGATATTTTTATGGTCTTTTTCTTTGCGATTGCTGCGGTTGAGATTACGCAAAGCTTTATGCCAGGCGGTGCTTTAAATCCCATCAAAAAAGCGGTTAACCCACTTATGGCCACTTTGGGTGGGGTATTAGGACCAGCTATTGTCTATATGACATTAAATGCGATCATTGGCTCACCAGAACTCTTTCGGGGTTGGGGTATACCAACAGCAACAGATATTGCTTTAGCTTGGTTGGTTGCAAGATTTGTCTTTGGTAATAAGCACCCGGCTGTGTCTTTCTTACTTTTATTAGCGATCGCAGATGACGCCATTGGATTGGCCATTATCGCTATTTTTTACCCAGATCCTGCCCATCCTGTTGAACCTATATGGTTATTATTAACATTAGCAGGGATGGCTGTTGCTTTTATTTTAAGAAAAGCGAATGTAAAGAGCTATTGGCCATATCTTATCATAGGCGGAGCATTAAGTTGGACAGGCTTGCACAATGCCCACTTGCATCCTGCATTAGCTTTGGTCTTCATCATTCCATTTTTACCCCATCCTATTCAAAATCCTGGGGAGTTATTTGAAGAAGATGAATCAGATATGTCAACATTACATCAGTTTGAGCATCAGTGGAAAGCCTTCGTTGATTTTGGCCTATTTACCTTTGGCTTGGCAAATGCAGGAGTTGAATTCTCTGAAATCGCTACTGCGACATGGTTAGTGTTTATTGCACTACTTGTCGGTAAAACATTGGGGATCTTTACATTAGGTTTGATCGCTAATCTAATAGGATTTCCATTACCAAACGGCATGGGTAAAAAAGAGCTGTTTTTAGCAGGGGTTGTTGCTGCGATGGGATTAACGGTTGCTCTATTTGTTGCTGGAGCAGCATTTACAGATCTGAAAATCCAAGGTGCAGCGAAAATGGGAGCGCTCTTTAGCGCAAGTACTGCCCTGATTGCTTTTATTGTTGGTAAAATGTTAAGGGTAAAGAAGATCAATTAA
- a CDS encoding B12-binding domain-containing radical SAM protein, protein MKIILSTLNAKYIHSSLALRYLKAYSQKEFPNIEICEYSINEPLMTILTDLYERKPDVIGLSCYIWNIEETIQLIQMLKKVKLDLTIVLGGPEVSYDISYWFNRIEEIDVIVYGEGEATFLHLLQTLQKGETLNQVQGIAYRTDTGYYINPPRPKLDLNQIPSPYQDEEDLASLRDKIVYFEASRGCPFSCAYCLSSVETGVRYFAIDRVKEDLLRLIQHGVKTIKFVDRTFNLNKKYAMEIFQFLVENHQGTVFQFEITADIMKEDVLQYLVDHAPKGIFRFEIGVQSTNDYTNALVNRKQNFKKLSQTVLKIKESGKIDQHLDLIAGLPREDYASFRNTFNDVFALRPEELQLGFLKMLRGTKIWYEAEQYGYVYQDYAPYEILKNDVLPFDDVIRIKRVEDVLEKYWNSHRMDQTVEYLIENEFSSPFDFFQELGDYWTEKGWNRIGHQLETLFQRLLEFLKNRKTNNIDFIISLMKFDYFLNFNHKPRKTWWEFAISKQKLNEIFNQLVQQPEKLSAKFQMLGLSEKDLHKHTMVEILPYDLGHYFETGAMVKKDTLFLVYFNPPKDPIYFLKEI, encoded by the coding sequence ATGAAAATCATCTTATCAACCTTGAATGCGAAATACATCCATTCGTCACTTGCTTTACGCTATCTCAAGGCATATAGTCAAAAAGAGTTTCCTAATATTGAAATCTGTGAGTATTCCATTAATGAACCCTTAATGACGATTTTAACCGATCTTTATGAAAGAAAACCAGATGTGATCGGGCTTTCATGTTACATATGGAATATTGAAGAGACGATCCAATTGATTCAGATGTTAAAGAAGGTAAAACTTGATTTAACGATCGTTTTAGGTGGGCCTGAAGTTTCTTACGATATCTCCTATTGGTTTAATCGTATAGAAGAAATTGATGTGATTGTTTACGGTGAGGGAGAGGCAACATTTCTTCATCTTTTGCAAACTCTTCAAAAGGGAGAAACATTAAATCAGGTACAAGGAATTGCTTATCGAACAGATACGGGTTATTATATTAATCCTCCTCGGCCAAAATTGGATCTCAATCAGATTCCAAGCCCGTACCAAGATGAAGAAGATTTAGCCTCATTACGAGATAAAATCGTTTATTTTGAAGCTAGTCGTGGCTGTCCATTTTCCTGTGCCTATTGCTTATCTTCAGTCGAAACTGGGGTCCGTTATTTTGCTATTGACCGGGTAAAAGAGGATCTACTCCGATTGATTCAACACGGGGTTAAGACCATTAAATTTGTTGATCGAACGTTTAATCTAAATAAAAAGTATGCAATGGAGATCTTCCAGTTTTTAGTTGAGAATCATCAGGGGACTGTTTTTCAATTTGAGATCACCGCTGATATTATGAAGGAAGATGTCCTTCAATATCTTGTCGATCATGCGCCAAAGGGGATTTTTCGTTTCGAAATCGGCGTTCAATCGACCAATGACTATACGAATGCCCTTGTGAATCGAAAACAGAACTTCAAAAAACTAAGCCAAACGGTTTTGAAAATCAAAGAAAGTGGAAAAATCGATCAACATCTAGATTTAATCGCCGGGCTACCTAGAGAAGATTATGCTTCTTTTCGTAATACATTTAATGATGTATTCGCACTGCGACCTGAAGAATTACAACTTGGATTTCTCAAGATGTTGCGGGGAACAAAAATCTGGTATGAAGCAGAACAATATGGATATGTCTATCAAGATTATGCTCCTTATGAAATTCTGAAAAATGACGTTTTGCCATTTGACGATGTGATTCGCATCAAAAGAGTAGAGGATGTGTTAGAAAAATATTGGAACTCCCACCGGATGGACCAAACAGTGGAATATTTAATTGAAAACGAATTTTCTTCCCCGTTTGATTTTTTTCAGGAATTGGGTGATTATTGGACAGAAAAAGGATGGAATCGGATCGGACATCAATTAGAAACTTTATTCCAAAGGTTGCTTGAATTTCTCAAGAATCGGAAAACAAACAACATCGATTTTATTATCAGTTTAATGAAATTTGACTACTTTTTAAATTTTAACCATAAGCCGAGGAAAACTTGGTGGGAATTTGCGATTTCTAAACAGAAATTGAATGAGATTTTTAACCAGTTGGTTCAACAACCTGAAAAACTTTCTGCTAAATTCCAGATGCTAGGTTTGAGCGAAAAAGATTTGCATAAACATACGATGGTAGAGATCCTTCCTTATGATCTAGGACATTATTTTGAAACAGGAGCAATGGTCAAAAAAGATACCTTATTCCTTGTTTACTTTAATCCTCCGAAAGACCCTATTTATTTTTTAAAAGAGATTTGA
- the rplT gene encoding 50S ribosomal protein L20 — MPRVKGGYVSRRRRKKVLKLAKGYFGSKHRLFKTANAQVMKSLLYAYRDRRQRKRDFRKLWIARINAAARMNGLSYSKFMYGLKVAGVDMNRKVLADLAVNDAKAFSELAQLAKEKINA; from the coding sequence ATGCCAAGAGTAAAAGGCGGATATGTAAGTCGTCGTCGTCGTAAAAAAGTATTAAAATTAGCAAAAGGTTATTTCGGTTCTAAACACCGTTTATTTAAAACAGCAAATGCGCAAGTGATGAAATCTTTGTTATATGCTTACCGTGACCGTCGTCAACGTAAGCGCGATTTCCGTAAGCTATGGATTGCTCGTATCAACGCAGCTGCTCGCATGAATGGTTTATCCTATAGCAAATTTATGTATGGTTTAAAAGTAGCTGGCGTAGATATGAACCGTAAAGTATTAGCTGACTTAGCTGTAAATGATGCAAAAGCATTTTCTGAGTTAGCACAATTAGCAAAAGAAAAAATCAATGCTTAA
- the rpmI gene encoding 50S ribosomal protein L35: MPKMKTHRGAAKRFKKTGSGKLKRSHAYTSHLLESKSPKRARHLRKGALVSKGDQKRIQQLVTYL; the protein is encoded by the coding sequence ATGCCAAAAATGAAAACACATCGTGGAGCAGCAAAACGTTTTAAGAAAACGGGTAGTGGTAAATTAAAAAGAAGTCATGCTTATACTAGCCACCTTTTAGAAAGTAAAAGCCCAAAACGTGCTCGTCATTTACGTAAAGGTGCTTTGGTAAGCAAAGGTGACCAAAAACGTATTCAACAATTGGTGACTTATCTATAA
- the infC gene encoding translation initiation factor IF-3 yields MVNEDIRAREVRLIGPDGEQIGIVPLKEALRIAEEKNLDLVNIAPTAKPPVCRIMDYGKFRYEQSKKEKEARKNQKVINTKEIRLSPTIEENDFQTKLRNAIKFLKAGNKVKVTIRFRGREITHQNIGENVLNRLAKEVEEISVIERKPKLEGRSMVMILAPK; encoded by the coding sequence TTGGTTAATGAGGACATTCGTGCACGTGAAGTTCGTCTAATCGGGCCAGATGGTGAACAGATTGGGATTGTTCCTTTAAAAGAAGCATTGAGAATTGCTGAGGAGAAAAATCTTGATTTAGTGAATATTGCTCCAACAGCAAAACCACCCGTTTGCCGGATTATGGATTACGGGAAGTTCCGTTACGAACAAAGTAAAAAGGAAAAAGAAGCACGGAAGAATCAAAAAGTAATCAATACGAAAGAGATTCGACTAAGTCCAACGATTGAAGAAAACGACTTTCAAACCAAGCTTCGTAATGCGATTAAATTTTTAAAAGCCGGCAATAAAGTAAAAGTTACGATTCGCTTTCGTGGACGTGAAATTACTCATCAAAATATTGGTGAAAATGTCTTAAATCGTTTAGCCAAAGAAGTAGAAGAGATCTCTGTTATTGAGCGTAAGCCAAAACTGGAAGGTCGAAGTATGGTTATGATTTTAGCGCCTAAATAA